In a genomic window of Bradyrhizobium sp. LLZ17:
- a CDS encoding ActR/PrrA/RegA family redox response regulator transcription factor — protein MTAIAEFNEQTDRSLLIVEDDKPFLERLSRAMETRGFAVTSCDSVSDGLAQIGKSAPAFAVVDLRLGDGNGLDVVSALKKKRPEARAIVLTGYGNIATAVTAVKMGAIDYLSKPADADDVVAALLSTGGDKSELPANPMSADRVRWEHIQRIYEMCNRNVSETARRLNMHRRTLQRILAKRAPR, from the coding sequence TTGACCGCCATCGCCGAATTCAACGAACAGACCGACCGCTCGCTTCTCATCGTGGAGGACGACAAGCCGTTTCTGGAGCGCTTGTCGCGCGCCATGGAAACGCGCGGCTTCGCGGTGACATCATGTGACAGCGTCTCGGATGGTCTGGCTCAGATCGGCAAGTCCGCACCCGCCTTCGCAGTGGTCGATTTGCGGCTCGGCGACGGCAATGGCCTCGATGTCGTCTCGGCGCTGAAGAAGAAGCGCCCCGAAGCCCGCGCCATCGTGCTGACCGGCTATGGCAACATCGCCACCGCGGTGACCGCGGTGAAGATGGGGGCGATCGATTATCTCTCGAAGCCGGCGGACGCCGACGACGTCGTCGCCGCGCTGCTCTCGACCGGCGGAGACAAGTCCGAGCTGCCGGCGAATCCGATGTCGGCCGACCGCGTGCGCTGGGAGCACATCCAGCGCATCTACGAGATGTGCAACCGCAACGTCTCGGAAACAGCGCGCAGGCTGAACATGCACCGGCGCACGTTGCAGCGGATTCTCGCGAAGCGAGCACCGCGCTGA
- a CDS encoding ActS/PrrB/RegB family redox-sensitive histidine kinase, whose amino-acid sequence MTETAASDFRHTQRHIRLDTILRLRWLAVLGQLAAIFIVAQGLEFNVEIVPCVSIIGLSAALNLALQTVANPMGRLEPIQAAGLLALNIVELAGLLFFTGGLQNPFSFLFLAPVLISATVLPARLTFGLGLLAVACASILFVFHLPLPWDSDDPLVLPPIYLVGVWLSIVLAIGVTSLYSFQVTEEARKLADALAATELVLTREQHLTQLDGLAAAAAHELGTPLATIFLISRELEKTVKEPVFAADLKTLREQTQRCRDILSKITQLSSSGAPFDRMKLSELIEEVVAPHRDFGVDIKVRIAIAAVAEPVGSRNPAILYGVGNIVENAVDFARTTVEVNAWWNNETIEIVISDDGPGIPPDLIKRIGEPYLSRRRTQEAGGGLGLGVFIARTLLERTGAKVSFTNRTFPDHGAVVQIAWPRQRFEAIETFDETIG is encoded by the coding sequence ATGACCGAGACTGCCGCTTCCGACTTCCGTCACACGCAGCGCCACATCCGCCTGGATACCATCCTGCGGCTGCGCTGGCTCGCGGTGCTGGGCCAGCTCGCCGCGATCTTCATCGTGGCGCAGGGGCTCGAGTTCAACGTCGAGATCGTCCCCTGCGTTAGCATCATCGGCCTGTCGGCGGCGCTCAATCTGGCGCTGCAGACCGTCGCCAACCCGATGGGGCGGCTAGAGCCGATCCAGGCGGCCGGACTGCTGGCGCTGAACATCGTGGAACTGGCCGGGCTGCTGTTCTTCACCGGCGGATTGCAGAACCCGTTCTCGTTCCTGTTCCTCGCACCCGTGCTGATCTCGGCGACCGTGCTGCCCGCTCGCCTCACCTTCGGCCTTGGTCTGCTGGCTGTCGCCTGTGCCTCCATCCTGTTCGTTTTCCATCTGCCGCTGCCGTGGGATTCCGATGATCCGCTGGTGCTGCCGCCGATCTATCTCGTCGGAGTCTGGCTCTCGATCGTGCTTGCGATCGGCGTCACCAGCCTCTACTCGTTCCAGGTGACCGAGGAGGCGCGCAAGCTTGCGGACGCGCTGGCCGCGACCGAGCTGGTGCTGACGCGCGAGCAGCATCTGACCCAGCTCGACGGGCTCGCCGCGGCCGCCGCGCACGAGCTCGGCACGCCGCTTGCGACCATCTTCTTGATCTCGCGCGAGCTGGAAAAGACGGTGAAGGAGCCCGTCTTTGCCGCCGATCTGAAGACCCTGCGCGAGCAGACGCAGCGCTGCCGCGACATCTTGAGCAAGATCACCCAGCTCTCCTCCAGCGGCGCGCCGTTCGACCGCATGAAATTGTCGGAACTCATCGAAGAAGTGGTGGCGCCACACCGCGATTTCGGCGTCGACATCAAGGTGCGGATCGCGATTGCCGCCGTGGCCGAGCCGGTCGGCTCGCGCAATCCGGCCATCCTCTACGGCGTCGGCAACATCGTCGAGAACGCGGTCGATTTCGCCCGCACCACTGTGGAAGTGAACGCGTGGTGGAACAACGAGACGATCGAGATCGTGATCTCCGACGACGGCCCCGGCATTCCGCCCGATCTCATCAAACGGATCGGCGAGCCCTATCTGTCGCGGCGGCGCACCCAGGAGGCCGGCGGTGGCCTGGGACTCGGCGTGTTCATCGCGCGCACGCTGCTCGAACGCACCGGGGCCAAGGTCTCGTTTACCAACCGAACCTTCCCGGACCACGGTGCAGTGGTCCAGATCGCGTGGCCGCGCCAGCGTTTTGAGGCTATCGAGACTTTCGACGAAACAATAGGATAG